The window ATATTTTCTGGGCCTTCCGATGTCTGCGGATAACATCGTTAAGATTATTTATACGGAATAGTTGGCATATCTGAACGAGAAATTGACAATTCTCGTTTTTTTTACATGTGTACAGGTAACAAATAAAAATATTTTCGAATCGCTGAAACAAATTAGAAAGCTCATCCGTTAAGAGGATATAGATGAAAATAATGGAAATAGAAATCCTCAATAACTTAGAAAAGGATGAAGAAGATGATGAAAAAAGGGTTGCTCGTAGGCCTCCTGCTTTCCGCTATGATCTTAACGTCTGCAGTCGCTCCCGCTGCCACTAACGCCGATCAGGAACCTGTGGTCCAGTTTGAGGGCCAGCCATTTGCTTTCTCGCTGCAGCCTAAAATAATGGACGGTGTTCTGATGGCGTCTGTTCGGGATCTGGCAAAGGCTTTAGACATGGGAGTGACATGGAATGAAGCAGAACGGCTTGCGGTTGTTACTGGTAACGGGTACGAGCTGAAGCTGCCATTGAATTCGGATTATGCCTACGTGAACGGTAAAGCAAACACCATTTACGGCAGCACGCAAATGGTAGATGGTTCTATGTACGTTCCGCTACGCTTCTTTATGGAAAGCGCCAATCATGTTGTTCGATGGGATTCGGCCACCAGCTCAGTGAACGTCACGAAGCAGACTGACAGCTTGCCGGTAGTTGGTACCTATGACCACTTGGTCACACTTTTGACGCAGAATGAGAGCAGCGGGTTCGCCAGAGTTAGTTTAACAACAATAACCAAACAAGCTAAATCTGAATCCTTCGGCAATGCTTCGGTTCCAGCTAGCGAAGGTGCTACTCTTACTGTCCAAGATTCGGTCAGCACAGCAGCACCCGGCTACTCCGGCACGAACGTGCAAGTGCAAGGCGTGGATGAATCCGATGTCGTCAAGACTGATGGAAAGTACATCTATACGGTAAACAAGCAGCGTATCGTAGTCACTCAGGCTTATCCCGCCGACCAGATGAAAGTGCTGAGCATTTTGGATTTCCCGAAAAATCAAGACACTCAGTTCCAGCCAAGTGAAATCTACGTGGACGAAAAGCATCTGATCGTGCTTGGTAATTCTTATCAGAACTATAAACCGATCCCTTATAATGGTACAGACGGCGCCACTGAGAAGAAAATGATCATGCCTATGAGATCACAGGGAACCGCGAAGGTCATCGTTTACGACCTCACTGACCGGAGCAGCCTGAAGCTTCTGAAGGACGCTGAGCTTGAAGGAAACTACGTTTCTTCCCGCAAAATCGGATCATCGCTCTATTTTATTTCCAATAAGTACGTGAATTACTACCAATACCGGGAAATGGCCGATAAAGAAGAAGCGAAAACTGGGCTAGCTCCTGCTTATCGAGATTCGGCGGCAGGCGATTCCTTTACCTCTATTCCTTTGGATCAGGTCTATTACTTGCCGAAAGCCCTGGATCCCAACTATGTGCTCATCGGAGGCATCAACCTGAATGAATTGAAGCAGACGATGAATGTCACTTCTTACCTCGGCTCAGGCCAGAACGTGTACGCATCCGAAGAGAACTTGTATATGGCCGTAACGAATTATGAACAGATGCGAATCCAGCCGATGAAAATGCCTGCAGGTGTTCCCGCTCAAGGCATACGAATCGGTGAGCCGAACGGATCCAGCCAGCCTTATGAACTTCCTAAGCAGGAAACGATTATTTATCAATTCGGGCTGAACGCAGGTAAAGCGGCGTACAAGAATACAGGCAAGGTGCCCGGACGCTTACTCAATCAATTTTCCATGGATGAACATAACGGCCATTTCCGGCTTGCTACTACTACTGGCGAAATGGGTCGGACGGATGAGGGGATTTCGAAAAACCATATTTTCATTCTTGACGCGAACCTGAAAGAGAAAGGCAAGATCGAAAACATCGCTCCAGGAGAGCGGATTTATTCCACCCGCTTCATGGGCGACCGGGCTTACATGGTTACTTTTAAAAACACTGATCCACTATTCGTCATGGATTTAAAGGATCCCGCGGGGCCGAAATTATTAGGTGCGTTGAAGATTCCTGGCTACAGCGATTATCTGCATCCTTATGATGAAAACCACATTATTGGCTTCGGGAAAGATACGATCGAGGTCGACATCAAAAACCCGAATGGACCGCAGTCTATTGCCTATTACCAAGGCATGAAAGTGGCGCTGTTCGATGTAACCGATGTGAATAATCCGAAGGAGAAATTTAAGGAGCTGATCGGGGACCGCGGAACGGATTCTGAGCTGCTGCACAATCACCGTGCCTTGCTCTTTAACAAGGAAAAAAATCTACTTTCCTTCCCAGTTAACGTGATGAAAATCGATCCGAATCACACGACAAACGATCCGAAGATGCCTGCTAGCGCATACGGCAAGTTTGCTTTCCAAGGTGCGTACGTCTACAACCTTGATTTGGAAAAAGGCTTCCAGTTCCGCGGCGGCATCACCCATCTTACTCAGGAAGATCTGCAAAAAGCCGGACAATACGTTCATGCCGGCGACAAACAGGTGCAGCGCGTTCTTTATATCGGAGATACGCTGTACACCGTCTCGAACGGATTAATCAAAGCGAACGACCTTCGCACGCTGCAGGAAAAGAACTCGGTGGTAATTCCGTAGTCTTTTTCACTACAAATAAAGCAAGCCCCGATTCCTACAAGGATCGGGGCTTGTTCGTTCTCTAGATTCATTTATTTCCCGCCCGCAACTGTGTCTACAGTGATCGGTTGCCGGACGTCCATTAATTTTCGTTTGGCAATGAACAACGTTAAGATCCCGCTTGATATTGTAATGAGGGCGAGCGTCAGTAAAAATGTGGAGATCCCAAACCAATCGAGACAAGCACCGGTCGCAAGCAGCGAAATCTGGAACATGACGCGGTCAAGCATTCCACGAAATGAGAAAAAGCGGCCTTGTGCTTCTTTCGGCACTTTGATTTGGAATAGTGTAGATACCATCGGAAAGAAAAAAGCGACTGCGCAACCGAACATAACGAAAGAGCCGAGAACCGCAAAACTGCTCTCGCTGAAGGACATTCCTGCAAAAGAAAGCGCAAATAATAACATAAACAGCGTAGAGCTGGTTACCAGATTCCGCATGCCGATCACACGCTTTGCGAATAGACCTGCAATCAAAATGCTAGTGCCTTCTAAAGAATAGATCCAGCCCATCAGTTCCGGTTTCTGCTGGATTTGACTAAACTTCAGTACAAGCAAATTAAAACCGCCTAGAAACAAAGTAATAACCCCGCTATTGATAAGTGCGATGAATATAGACGGTTCTGATCGAATAAGTGGAAACAACTCCGTAAAGCGGATTTTCTCCTTCTTTCTTGCAGCCAAGGTATCCGCAGTATTGGGAATCCTCAACTGTGTAATGAGCATCACGAGGATGACGTAAAAAGCAAGCGATAGCGCGTAGACTGTGTACAAATTCATCATGGATACCAATATACCTGCTGCTGCAGTGCCGCCAATTCTCGCTATAGTAATCACGTTAAAATTTACGCTGTTCGCTTTAAGAAGTTCGGAGGCTGGAACGACGGAAGGCAGCGCTGCTTGTACGGTAGGCATATAAACAGTAGCCG is drawn from Paenibacillus sp. V4I7 and contains these coding sequences:
- a CDS encoding beta-propeller domain-containing protein, which translates into the protein MMKKGLLVGLLLSAMILTSAVAPAATNADQEPVVQFEGQPFAFSLQPKIMDGVLMASVRDLAKALDMGVTWNEAERLAVVTGNGYELKLPLNSDYAYVNGKANTIYGSTQMVDGSMYVPLRFFMESANHVVRWDSATSSVNVTKQTDSLPVVGTYDHLVTLLTQNESSGFARVSLTTITKQAKSESFGNASVPASEGATLTVQDSVSTAAPGYSGTNVQVQGVDESDVVKTDGKYIYTVNKQRIVVTQAYPADQMKVLSILDFPKNQDTQFQPSEIYVDEKHLIVLGNSYQNYKPIPYNGTDGATEKKMIMPMRSQGTAKVIVYDLTDRSSLKLLKDAELEGNYVSSRKIGSSLYFISNKYVNYYQYREMADKEEAKTGLAPAYRDSAAGDSFTSIPLDQVYYLPKALDPNYVLIGGINLNELKQTMNVTSYLGSGQNVYASEENLYMAVTNYEQMRIQPMKMPAGVPAQGIRIGEPNGSSQPYELPKQETIIYQFGLNAGKAAYKNTGKVPGRLLNQFSMDEHNGHFRLATTTGEMGRTDEGISKNHIFILDANLKEKGKIENIAPGERIYSTRFMGDRAYMVTFKNTDPLFVMDLKDPAGPKLLGALKIPGYSDYLHPYDENHIIGFGKDTIEVDIKNPNGPQSIAYYQGMKVALFDVTDVNNPKEKFKELIGDRGTDSELLHNHRALLFNKEKNLLSFPVNVMKIDPNHTTNDPKMPASAYGKFAFQGAYVYNLDLEKGFQFRGGITHLTQEDLQKAGQYVHAGDKQVQRVLYIGDTLYTVSNGLIKANDLRTLQEKNSVVIP
- a CDS encoding MFS transporter, with protein sequence MNYSLLRNRTFVFMMIGEAIQGAGIWTSIIANLQFMQSHVPSDLGKSLILMCGLFLGVLISPQAGVWADRYDKKKILLISGIVRCLAPIVMFAAIQYQSVAIMLLSVVIMQVAATVYMPTVQAALPSVVPASELLKANSVNFNVITIARIGGTAAAGILVSMMNLYTVYALSLAFYVILVMLITQLRIPNTADTLAARKKEKIRFTELFPLIRSEPSIFIALINSGVITLFLGGFNLLVLKFSQIQQKPELMGWIYSLEGTSILIAGLFAKRVIGMRNLVTSSTLFMLLFALSFAGMSFSESSFAVLGSFVMFGCAVAFFFPMVSTLFQIKVPKEAQGRFFSFRGMLDRVMFQISLLATGACLDWFGISTFLLTLALITISSGILTLFIAKRKLMDVRQPITVDTVAGGK